Genomic segment of Heterodontus francisci isolate sHetFra1 chromosome 26, sHetFra1.hap1, whole genome shotgun sequence:
TAATCATCTACCTTAACATTTTTTATTTTTACGCGTTGCTTATTGGTTCTCTGATTCCCCTGCACCATTCATCACTTTAAAAGGTGCTACAATGTGGTTACTGTAGGACCACATGAGAATGTGCTATCTGCCTTTTATTCACTCAAGTCAAATTTCCCCAATATATGGGTATTAGAAAAACAAAAACAGTGCGCTTTTAGAGTTTGTTACATGCTGCACTTGATATATTTTGACAGATCTTCCACTTAAAACCCCCATTCTTCAAATCAAAAATATAAACAGCAAAAAGGTAACACTTAAGAAAATGCATAATTGTAATCCCAGGACTAAGTGTTAGCACATGCACATTTGGCATGTTTTAGCTCTGTTTAGTTAGCATCTTGTAATATCTTAAAACATTCTACTGTTTACAGTTGATCTTAATTTAAACAGGAAATAATTCTCACcctggaaagtattagatccatatGGGCAGAAATGCAAAGGTCTTAACTTTCAGGCAGGAATTTCATAATCTCAAACCTATACAACATCAACACAATGGACAGAATCACATGCAACAATAAATGCCTCAAACTGTATATTTAGTGTATAGAAACCATTTAATACCTCAAATCTCAGATGGGGTGGGTGGAGGGGCACTCACCAGATGCGGGGACCCTGCCAAAAGCCAACCTAGAACTGAGAACGCCAGCCACCACTCGCTGGGCtgtctggagtggggctcaaaccctACTCCGACTGACTCAAGAGGCAGGAATACTAAAAGGTCACACTTGAAAGTGACTAAGTTCAAAATATATCATTAAATGTGATAATACTGAATATcacatgctttttttttaaaataccAAAATTGTTGGAGTAACAAGCAAATTGTTAAACCAAAGCAGTTGATTACAGCTATAAACTATACCGACAAACAGTAATTCCAGGGTCCTGGTCATCACATTAAACCTTGTAAAAATGTTTATCCATTTTCCCTTGAATGAAAAACTAAGCAATTAACAATGTtcaaatgaaatgagataaaaatCAAATATGATCAACACCTTATGGGAAATACAAACATTTACTGAGGTCAAACCCAGTGCAAATAATACATCCTAAAGAGTGAGAAATTTATTACTGTGTTGAGGTAAATACATGTATTTTCAACTGTTCTGACCATCACCCCACCGAATCAGCTGAAGCGTTTGCTATAATCATATCTAACTCTTCTCATCATAATCACACAGACTTGAAGCACGGCCCACCACAAGGGAGGCTGGCAGCCCCTACTGTGTGACCGGTGGGAGTGGCTGAGACATTATGAGGCTTATGACGATTGAACTCCAcaatgaaaggctgagatgagaagATAACAGCCTTGCCATCTTCTGCCATTATCAGTTAAATCTCATTCACAAGTAACGCACCCTCCACCTCTTACTTGGCAGGGTGTGGACACAGCAGGGTGCGAGGCTTGCAAGACAGTAGGCATTTTGCGAGTGGACTGCAAAGTACCTAACTATTTGGTTTAACTTTTTGCCCATTACCACCAGGTAATTTGCCACTGTGCTCCCACCTCCAGGAAAGGCATGAGGAGGTGGGAACAcattggggggggtggagaggcggATGGAGCCCACACTTACATTTTTAACATTCCATGGCCCTCCTCCCCCGCCTCCATGGGGCAGTGAAGAATCCAGCCTCAGATAGGAGAAAAGGCATGGTGATCAGAATGGCAGTCTGAATGGCCttgctctgtgctgtaaaattcaatggCAATTCAGTAATTTTAAAGCTTTGaaaagtcagtcagtcagtcatttagtttttttttacatcAACAATGAGTCATCGTTTCTTCCTCCACAAAACATTTTGCCAAAGCTCTACTGTAACAATTTTCTTCCTTTCTAGTAGGTGTACAAATAAGAACTGTATATCTTCAAAATGTCAGCCATACACTCCATTGGTTGAACTGCATCAGTCTCTAATGATGAGAATAAAAACCAATACACCGCAATGTTTGCGAAAAAATAGTTTTAATTTACAAGCTGCCCATGGAGTCAGATTGTAGGTAGCCAGAGGTCACACTGGCCTTTTCTGTtagtttaatgtttttttttaatgtggagCATCTGGCTTCTCACTTGATATTGCAACTATTTTATGTAGATCAGTTGTTCTAGCTTTACACCACTTTTATGTAATATTTCCAAAAACAATACATTAGACCAGCGTTAATCTCCTTGGTAACATGTCTAAGATTTTTTTGTTACATTATTGTTGTGATTCCAAAGAAAAACTCTGTACAAAGTCTGATTCGTCATTCAATTTCTCCAGTTGCTCATCACTCCTTGAACTTCCACTCCTGTCGACACATGGGACAATGCTGCTGTACCTGCTGGGAGTTCAGCCATTTCAGGATACAGTGCATATGGAAACAATGAGAGCACTGACCCCACACTAATGGGCAGTCATCGCCTGGTACTTTACCTGAAACACAAACATCTCTATTCAGGGATTCTGTGAAATATTTTCCAGCTGCAGCTTCCCTCACTCTATTTGCTTGCACAAAATTTAAATTATCTGTGCACATCGGAAAAGCAACATTTGGATCAAAGGTCCAATAAGCTTTTCAGTTTGGCTTCTTCAGCCCAAAAagtctaatatatatatatattaaaaaaaggttAAAATAGTTTCTAGTCTGAGTCCAACGTCATCTTTAAGAAAATGTAAATGAAATAAACTGAAATCTGCTTACTTGACTGGTGTCATAAGAAATTAGTGTTATTTTATGATCGCCTTTGCTATGCATATGTAGTTCACCTAGTACCAGCAATCATAGCACTTTTGCATGCAA
This window contains:
- the anapc11 gene encoding anaphase-promoting complex subunit 11, which gives rise to MRVKVKSWNAIASWFWVANDENCGICRTAFNGCCPDCKVPGDDCPLVWGQCSHCFHMHCILKWLNSQQVQQHCPMCRQEWKFKE